A section of the Acanthochromis polyacanthus isolate Apoly-LR-REF ecotype Palm Island chromosome 1, KAUST_Apoly_ChrSc, whole genome shotgun sequence genome encodes:
- the fam177a1 gene encoding protein FAM177A1, with translation MADLSLYLTNVNVSLGQTMEADKCAGAEEFESVEMGDSPGRQGKVKIPRRTIYFASGETMEEYSTDEEEEEEVPMKKDVTTTDPSKLTWGPYFWFHMWRMATSTISVCDYMGERLASLFGITTPKYQYAIDEYYRIKKEEEEEEEENRLAEEAERRFAEQRRDQQDDPTAPHSATVEQPEASAASFVNISFELDPEPPLRNPDANRVPSPLPS, from the exons ATGGCAGATTTGTCGTTGTATTTGACTAATGTCAACGTTTCTTTGGGACAGACTATGGAAGCTGATAAG TGTGCAGGGGCAGAGGAATTTGAGAGTGTGGAGATGGGGGACAGTCCAGGGAGGCAGGGGAAGGTGAAGATTCCCCGCAGGACCATCTACTTTGCCAGTGGAGAGACCATGGAGGAGTACAGCactgatgaagaggaggaagaggaggtgccTATGAAGAAAGATGTCACGACTACAGATCCG TCCAAACTGACCTGGGGTCCCTACTTCTGGTTCCACATGTGGAGAATGGCAACCTCCACTATCTCAG TGTGTGACTACATGGGAGAAAGACTGGCCTCTCTATTCGGCATCACAACTCCAAAGTACCAGTATGCTATCGACGAGTACTACCGCATAAAGAAAGAG gaggaggaggaagaggaggagaaccgTCTGGCTGAGGAGGCAGAACGTCGGTTTGCAGAGCAGCGGAGAGACCAGCAGGATGATCCCACAGCTCCACATTCTGCCACCGTAGAGCAGCCGGAGgcatctgcagcatcttttgTAAACATTAGCTTTGAGCTGGATCCTGAACCTCCTCTCAGGAATCCAGACGCCAACAGAGTCCCGTCTCCTCTGCCCTCCTGA
- the LOC127534914 gene encoding golgin subfamily A member 6-like protein 1 codes for MSFRANPRLTITTVIRGLAPNYRGPNHHHVNPAAPQSSRGASQEENDFLRHHIHNMSLRIQELITEKQQHSSEMLSSKATIKQLQEKEKELQNKLQQKQEQISVLESQLREHKQVKEPAENTMESDDQQDFEASFNNMKTSSMNWGDYMDDVDEMREQLELKDREILKLKNENQSLSAALKAAQNLQREGGKSLEDSKEMQQQKKALDEERKEIEKVKKDLEQKAKDLLKEKVSLLELKAEVQRSMEQLEQKTYELLDLEEKLRLDRIELENQKKAAEIKKELQAERKERERMMKVLEDQNASTSKQKSEVEEQKEEMKETSLKMEEEKTKLEVSEILEQNNPEIQGKIAELETEKKDMGENQRLQDKKKELEQEKAEMEVRYENLQSEKEEPKQQKTETEDGNKELQEDEVKLQEETQDLEVKQQENQQQKKKRKKRGFWSWLFRKS; via the coding sequence ATGTCCTTCAGGGCCAATCCAAGGTTGACCATTACCACGGTAATTCGTGGTTTGGCCCCGAATTACCGTGGGCCAAACCACCACCACGTCAATCCTGCCGCGCCCCAAAGCTCTCGTGGCGCCTCTCAGGAGGAAAACGACTTCCTGAGACATCACATCCACAATATGAGCCTTCGAATCCAGGAGCTCATCACCGAAAAGCAGCAGCACTCGTCTGAAATGCTGAGTTCTAAAGCCACGATCaagcagctgcaggagaaagagaaggagctCCAGAACAAACTTCAGCAGAAGCAGGAACAAATCTCAGTCCTGGAATCACAGCTCAGAGAGCACAAGCAGGTCAAAGAACCAGCTGAGAACACCATGGAGTCTGACGACCAACAGGACTTTGAGGCTTCCTTcaataacatgaaaacatcGTCCATGAACTGGGGAGACTACATGGACGACGTTGATGAAATGCGAGAGCAGCTGGAACTCAAAGACAGAGAGATcctgaaactgaaaaatgagAACCAGAGTCTTTCAGCTGCTCTCAAAGCCGCCCAGAACCTGCAGAGAGAAGGCGGCAAATCTCTGGAGGACAGTAAAGAGATGCAACAGCAGAAGAAGGCCTTGGATGAGGAGAGAAAGGAGATTGAGAAAGTCAAGAAAGATCTCGAGCAGAAGGCAAAAGATCTGCTAAAAGAAAAAGTCTCGCTTCTGGAGCTGAAGGCAGAAGTGCAGAGAAGCATGGAACAGCTCGAACAGAAGACCTACGAGCTGCTAGACCTCGAGGAAAAACTCAGGCTGGACAGAATAGAGCTGGAGAaccaaaaaaaagcagcagagatcaaGAAAGAACTTCAAGCTGAGAGGAAAGAACGTGAAAGAATGATGAAAGTTCTAGAAGATCAGAATGCTTCAACCAGCAAACAGAAGTCAGAAGTGGAggaacagaaagaggaaatgaagGAGACTTCTCTGAAGATGGAAGAAGAGAAGACAAAGCTAGAGGTTAGCGAAATCCTGGAGCAAAACAATCCAGAAATCCAGGGAAAGATTGCTGAActggagacagaaaagaaagacatgGGAGAGAATCAAAGACTCCAGGACAAGAAAAAAGAACTGGAGCAAGAAAAGGCAGAAATGGAGGTGAGGTATGAGAATCTGCAGAGCGAGAAGGAAGAACcgaagcagcagaaaacagaaacagaagatgGAAATAAAGAGCTGCAAGAAGACGAGGTcaagctgcaggaggagactCAAGACCTGGAGGTGAAGCAGCAGGAAAACcagcaacagaagaagaaacgaAAGAAGAGGGGCTTCTGGAGCTGGCTGTTCAGAAAGTCCTGA